One genomic window of Phalacrocorax aristotelis chromosome 23, bGulAri2.1, whole genome shotgun sequence includes the following:
- the NKIRAS2 gene encoding NF-kappa-B inhibitor-interacting Ras-like protein 2 isoform X1 produces MGKSCKVVVCGQASVGKTSILEQLLYGNHVVGSEMIETQEDIYVGSIETDRGVREQVRFYDTRGLRDGLELPKHCFSCTDGYVLVYSTDSKESFKRVELLKKEIDKSKDKKEVTIVVLGNKCDLQEQRRVDHDAAQHWAKGEKVKLWEVSVADRHTLIEPFIYLASKMTQPQSKSAFPLSRKNKGSGSMDG; encoded by the exons ATGGGGAAGAGCTGCAAGGTGGTTGTGTGCGGCCAGGCCTCCGTCGGGAAAACGTCGATTCTGGAGCAGCTTCTGTACGGGAACCATGTGGTTG GCTCCGAGATGATCGAGACCCAGGAGGACATTTACGTGGGCTCCATTGAGACGGACCGGGGGGTGCGTGAGCAGGTGCGGTTCTACGACACGCGGGGCCTGCGGGATGGCCTGGAGCTTCCCAAGCACTGCTTCTCCTGCACGGATGGCTACGTGCTGGTCTATAGCACTGACAGCAAGGAGTCCTTTAAGCGGGTGGAGCTCCTCAAGAAGGAGATTGACAAGTCCAAGGACAAGAAAGAG GTCACCATTGTGGTTTTGGGCAACAAGTGTGACCTGCAGGAGCAGCGCCGGGTGGACCATGACGCAGCCCAGCACTGGGCAAAGGGCGAGAAGGTGAAGCTGTGGGAGGTGTCCGTGGCTGACCGGCATACGCTGATCGAGCCGTTCATCTACCTAGCCAGTAAGATGACGCAGCCACAAAGCAAGTCTGCTTTTCCCCTGAGTCGCAAGAACAAGGGCAGCGGATCCATGGATGGCTGA
- the NKIRAS2 gene encoding NF-kappa-B inhibitor-interacting Ras-like protein 2 isoform X2, whose protein sequence is MGKSCKVVVCGQASVGKTSILEQLLYGNHVVGSEMIETQEDIYVGSIETDRGVREQVRSPLSGWSSSRRRLTSPRTRKRSPLWFWATSVTCRSSAGWTMTQPSTGQRARR, encoded by the exons ATGGGGAAGAGCTGCAAGGTGGTTGTGTGCGGCCAGGCCTCCGTCGGGAAAACGTCGATTCTGGAGCAGCTTCTGTACGGGAACCATGTGGTTG GCTCCGAGATGATCGAGACCCAGGAGGACATTTACGTGGGCTCCATTGAGACGGACCGGGGGGTGCGTGAGCAGGTGCG GAGTCCTTTAAGCGGGTGGAGCTCCTCAAGAAGGAGATTGACAAGTCCAAGGACAAGAAAGAG GTCACCATTGTGGTTTTGGGCAACAAGTGTGACCTGCAGGAGCAGCGCCGGGTGGACCATGACGCAGCCCAGCACTGGGCAAAGGGCGAGAAGGTGA